Proteins from a single region of Pseudarthrobacter sp. NIBRBAC000502772:
- a CDS encoding aldo/keto reductase encodes MDKRTLGTTGLEVSAIGLGCMSMSGGYSDRPDRQEMIALIRAAVDRGVTFFDTAEIYGPYANEELVGEALAPYRDDVVIATKFGWDIDPTERKASGKVTSRPDVIKHVVDGSLKRLGIDTIDLYYQHRVDPDVPIEDVAGAVKELIDAGKVKHFGMSEAAAGTIRLAHAVQPVTAIQSEYSLWWRRPEEEVLATCEELGIGFVPFSPLGKGFLTGTIDTSTNFEAGNDIRATIPRFTPEARENNRAVVDLLTGIAERKGATPAQIALAWLLAQKPWIVPIPGTRKLHRLDENLGAADVTLSAGELTEIEDAAAKIQVQGGRYNEAGERMTNL; translated from the coding sequence ATGGACAAGCGCACCCTCGGCACCACCGGCCTTGAGGTCTCCGCCATCGGACTCGGCTGCATGAGCATGAGCGGCGGCTACAGCGACCGGCCCGATCGGCAGGAAATGATCGCGCTGATCCGCGCGGCGGTGGACCGCGGCGTCACCTTCTTTGACACCGCAGAGATCTACGGCCCGTACGCCAATGAGGAATTGGTGGGCGAGGCCCTCGCCCCGTACCGGGACGACGTGGTGATTGCCACCAAGTTCGGCTGGGATATCGATCCCACCGAACGCAAGGCCAGCGGGAAGGTCACCAGCCGTCCGGACGTCATCAAGCACGTGGTGGACGGCTCGCTCAAGCGGCTCGGTATTGACACCATTGACCTGTACTACCAGCACCGGGTTGACCCGGACGTCCCCATCGAGGACGTCGCCGGGGCCGTCAAGGAACTGATCGACGCCGGCAAAGTCAAGCACTTCGGCATGTCCGAGGCCGCGGCGGGGACCATCCGCCTTGCCCACGCGGTCCAGCCCGTGACTGCCATCCAGAGCGAATACTCGCTGTGGTGGCGGCGCCCCGAAGAGGAAGTCCTGGCGACATGTGAAGAACTCGGCATCGGCTTTGTGCCGTTCAGCCCGCTCGGCAAAGGCTTCCTCACCGGCACCATAGACACCTCCACCAACTTCGAGGCCGGCAACGACATCCGCGCCACCATCCCCCGGTTCACCCCGGAGGCCAGGGAGAACAACCGGGCCGTGGTGGACCTGCTCACCGGGATCGCGGAGCGCAAGGGCGCCACTCCGGCGCAGATTGCCCTGGCCTGGCTGCTCGCCCAGAAGCCCTGGATCGTCCCGATCCCCGGCACCCGCAAGCTGCACCGGCTGGACGAAAACCTCGGCGCCGCCGACGTAACCCTGTCTGCGGGCGAACTCACCGAGATCGAGGACGCCGCCGCCAAGATCCAGGTGCAGGGCGGCCGGTACAACGAGGCAGGGGAACGGATGACCAACCTCTAA
- a CDS encoding alpha/beta hydrolase, whose translation MTTPKAPPFDTELGATLAALGDLLNPTLTPDMISGMRGAPLTSPIEEQLAGHAVRHVERTIPGPEGAPDLIVSIFSRIDHVPGGPGIYHTHGGGMVIGDRFLGADMLIEWVELMDAVAVSVEYRLAPENPDPAPVEDCYAGLVWTAAHAEELGFDPERLIIAGASAGGGLAAGVSLMARDKGGPALAGQVLICPMLDDRNETVSSYQIDGFGLWDRTSNDTGWDALLGDRRKTPDVSIYAAPARATDLSGLPPAFIDAATAEVFRDEVVAYASAIWAVGGVAELHVWPGGFHGFDMIVPQAALSIQARDVRTRWVRRILGA comes from the coding sequence ATGACAACCCCCAAAGCCCCTCCTTTTGATACTGAACTTGGCGCAACCCTTGCCGCGCTGGGGGATCTGCTCAACCCCACGTTGACACCTGACATGATTTCCGGGATGCGGGGCGCGCCGCTTACCTCGCCCATCGAAGAGCAGCTGGCAGGGCACGCCGTGCGCCATGTGGAGCGGACCATCCCAGGCCCCGAAGGTGCCCCCGACCTTATTGTTTCCATCTTCTCCAGGATCGATCATGTCCCCGGCGGCCCCGGGATTTATCACACCCACGGCGGCGGCATGGTCATTGGGGACCGCTTCCTTGGAGCGGACATGCTCATCGAATGGGTCGAACTCATGGACGCCGTCGCGGTCTCCGTTGAGTACCGCCTCGCACCTGAAAACCCTGACCCGGCACCCGTGGAGGACTGCTATGCGGGCCTCGTCTGGACAGCCGCTCATGCTGAAGAGCTCGGCTTTGACCCGGAGCGACTCATCATCGCGGGCGCGAGTGCCGGCGGCGGGCTCGCCGCAGGAGTGTCCCTGATGGCGCGGGACAAGGGAGGTCCGGCTTTGGCTGGCCAGGTGCTCATCTGTCCCATGCTCGATGACCGCAACGAGACAGTGTCCAGCTACCAGATCGACGGCTTCGGATTGTGGGACCGGACCAGCAACGACACAGGCTGGGATGCATTGCTGGGCGACCGGCGCAAGACGCCGGACGTGTCGATCTATGCGGCCCCGGCCCGGGCAACAGACCTCTCCGGCCTGCCGCCCGCCTTCATCGATGCAGCCACGGCAGAAGTGTTCCGGGACGAGGTGGTTGCTTACGCCAGCGCGATCTGGGCTGTGGGCGGGGTAGCCGAACTGCATGTATGGCCGGGAGGATTCCATGGCTTCGACATGATCGTGCCCCAGGCCGCCTTGTCGATCCAGGCCCGCGACGTACGGACGAGGTGGGTACGCCGCATTCTCGGCGCCTGA